One part of the Vicia villosa cultivar HV-30 ecotype Madison, WI linkage group LG6, Vvil1.0, whole genome shotgun sequence genome encodes these proteins:
- the LOC131610673 gene encoding receptor-like protein kinase ANXUR2 isoform X2 → MGLPSSAISVLTSLVKRYHRLTLTERYVEQRVDVKSLSLQTLFRLNVGGQYMSPAQDSGLSRMWYDDTPYLYGASTGVTNKASKNVRINYQTMPQYIAPETVYSTSRSMGTDKDANLQYNLTWVFQVDPNSMYLVRLHFCEYYYSKVNEIVFNILINNQTAESQADVIGWTGGKGVPTYKDYVIYVQDGEGDEKLWLALQPAPETKPEFYDAILNGVEIFKLNDTDLSGPNPRPSDMLLKDQAEERGFQTRETYNRKAVIGGAAGGAAGFAFMAAICITVFNKKKRVPGSSTNTSWLPIYGNSHTTDSKSTSGKSIASANLAAMSQGLCRYFSLQEIKQATKSFDESLVIGVGGFGKVYKGIIDNGTLVAIKRSNPQSDQGVNEFQTEIEMLSKLRHKHLVSLIGFCEEDNEMCLVYDYMDLGTFREHLYKGIKPLNILTWKQRLEICIGAARGLHYLHTGAKYTIIHRDVKTTNILLDNNWNAKVSDFGLSKTGPEMNAGHVSTVVKGSFGYLDPEYFRRQQLTEKSDVYSFGVVLFEALCARPVLNTNLPKEQVSLAEWALLCNQKGTIEDIIDPNIKGTINPESLKKFVDTAEKCLSDHGTDRPSMNDLLWNLEFALNLQENKDGSTHSSARVDESEFEEINLEDNNMANHYKNLSLGSEYDLSQGSDSGNSPTEIFSQLVNSEGR, encoded by the exons ATGGGATTACCCTCCTCAGCAATTTCAGTGCTTACATCACTTGTGAAGCGCTATCACAGGCTTACATTGACAGAGA GGTATGTTGAACAAAGAGTAGACGTTAAAAGCTTGAGTTTGCAAACCCTGTTTAGATTAAACGTTGGCGGGCAGTATATGTCTCCAGCCCAAGATTCTGGCCTTTCGAGGATGTGGTATGACGACACGCCTTACCTGTATGGTGCATCCACAGGTGTCACCAACAAAGCTTCCAAGAATGTTCGAATCAACTACCAGACCATGCCACAATACATTGCTCCTGAAACTGTCTACTCAACATCAAGATCAATGGGAACAGATAAGGACGCAAACTTACAATACAACCTCACGTGGGTTTTCCAAGTTGATCCAAATTCCATGTACCTCGTGAGGTTGCATTTCTGTGAATATTATTATTCCAAGGTGAATGAGATTGTTTTCAATATACTTATCAACAACCAAACGGCAGAGTCTCAAGCTGATGTTATTGGGTGGACAGGCGGTAAAGGTGTGCCAACTTATAAGGACTATGTGATATATGTCCAAGACGGGGAAGGGGATGAAAAACTTTGGCTTGCGCTGCAGCCAGCACCTGAGACAAAGCCAGAGTTCTATGATGCCATACTCAATGGGGTGGAGATATTCAAGCTCAACGACACAGACTTGTCTGGCCCCAATCCTCGGCCTTCAGACATGCTTCTAAAAGATCAAGCAGAGGAAAGAGGTTTCCAAACACGCGAAACATATAACAGGAAAGCCGTCATTGGTGGAGCTGCTGGAGGTGCTGCAGGTTTTGCCTTTATGGCAGCAATCTGCATTACTGTCTTCAACAAGAAGAAGAGGGTTCCAGGGTCATCCACAAACACAAGCTGGCTTCCCATATATGGAAACTCACACACAACTGACAGTAAATCCACGTCTGGGAAGAGCATTGCTAGTGCAAACCTTGCTGCCATGTCTCAAGGTCTGTGTCGATATTTTTCCTTACAAGAGATAAAGCAAGCAACCAAAAGTTTTGATGAGTCCCTGGTTATTGGGGTTGGTGGATTTGGAAAGGTTTACAAAGGTATCATTGATAATGGAACGTTAGTGGCAATTAAGAGGTCAAATCCACAATCAGATCAAGGAGTCAATGAATTCCAGACTGAGATTGAGATGCTTTCTAAGTTGAGACACAAGCATTTGGTGTCCTTAATTGGATTTTGCGAGGAAGATAATGAGATGTGTTTGGTTTATGACTACATGGATCTTGGAACCTTTAGGGAACATTTGTATAAAGGTATCAAGCCTTTAAATATTCTAACATGGAAGCAAAGATTGGAGATTTGCATTGGAGCTGCAAGAGGGCTTCACTACCTTCACACAGGGGCAAAGTACACCATCATTCATAGAGATGTCAAAACAACAAATATTCTTTTGGATAATAACTGGAATGCCAAGGTATCAGATTTTGGATTGTCAAAAACTGGTCCGGAGATGAACGCTGGCCATGTTAGTACTGTGGTGAAAGGTAGTTTTGGCTACTTGGATCCTGAGTACTTCAGGAGGCAACAATTGACTGAAAAATCTGATGTCTACTCATTTGGGGTTGTCCTGTTTGAGGCTCTATGTGCCAGGCCAGTTCTGAATACTAATCTTCCAAAGGAACAAGTTAGTCTTGCAGAATGGGCTTTGCTCTGCAATCAGAAAGGAACAATAGAGGATATCATTGACCCCAATATCAAGGGAACAATAAATCCAGAAAGCTTGAAGAAGTTTGTGGACACAGCTGAAAAATGTTTGTCCGATCACGGAACTGATCGTCCCTCCATGAATGATTTGTTGTGGAATCTAGAATTTGCTCTCAACCTGCAAGAAAACAAGGATGGCTCAACCCACTCTTCAGCTCGAGTTGATGAAAGTGAGTTTGAAGAAATTAACTTAGAAGACAACAACATGGCAAACCATTATAAAAACCTGAGCCTTGGAAGTGAGTATGACCTTAGCCAAGGTTCTGATTCCGGTAACAGTCCGACTGAAATCTTCTCACAACTTGTTAATTCAGAAGGGAGATGA
- the LOC131612869 gene encoding uncharacterized protein LOC131612869 produces MNSEEILLQGGVVVCENDFSDQEQVLQEISNQKQTFAFKKRKRLTRQRSMCGTPGDMAWERRRRQTQRRRNSIHDCNDEDLHELRGCIELGFGFNEEDGQKLCNTLPALDLYFAVNRNLSLSPVSSPTPTHTPHRLSHSHASSTIASPTGSMVDSDSWKICSPGDDPALIKTKLRHWAQAVACSVMQSH; encoded by the exons atgaatAGCGAGGAAATATTGTTACAAGGAGGAGTAGTAGTTTGTGAAAACGATTTTTCAGATCAAGAACAAGTGTTGCAGGAAATTTCCAATCAAAAACAGACATTTGCATTCAAAAAAAGAAAGCGTTTAACTCGACAACGATCTATGTGTGGTACTCCGGGTGATATGGCCTGGGAGAGAAGGAGGCGACAAACTCAACGAAGAAGGAATAGTATTCATGATTGTAACGACGAAGATTTGCACGAGCTTAGAGGTTGTATTGAATTAGGGTTTGGATTCAATGAAGAAGATGGACAGAAGCTTTGTAATACGTTGCCGGCGCTTGATCTATATTTTGCGGTTAATAGAAACTTGTCTCTGAGTCCGGTATCCTCCCCTACACCTACACATACGCCTCACCGCCTTTCTCACAGTCACGCGTCTTCGACTATTGCGAGTCCTACAGGAAGTATGGTTGATTCCGATTCTTGGAAAATTTGTAGTCCAG GGGATGATCCAGCTCTTATTAAAACCAAATTAAGGCATTGGGCTCAAGCTGTTGCTTGTTCAGTAATGCAATCTCATTGA
- the LOC131610673 gene encoding receptor-like protein kinase ANXUR1 isoform X1, protein MHKHTSLLVSLVGICILLHGIDGAWIEEPGSLILGCGLDEGGAKDTDGRQWSPDNKFLAPDNGSIMSKAAYQEPSLSSLVPYMTARVFTSETTYKFNIQGDKRYWLRLHFYPSLYGSYNPSDSYFSVAANGITLLSNFSAYITCEALSQAYIDREYSLAPLNSDTLTLTFKPSDKQKGAFAFVNGIQLIPIPELFDSAALVGYVEQRVDVKSLSLQTLFRLNVGGQYMSPAQDSGLSRMWYDDTPYLYGASTGVTNKASKNVRINYQTMPQYIAPETVYSTSRSMGTDKDANLQYNLTWVFQVDPNSMYLVRLHFCEYYYSKVNEIVFNILINNQTAESQADVIGWTGGKGVPTYKDYVIYVQDGEGDEKLWLALQPAPETKPEFYDAILNGVEIFKLNDTDLSGPNPRPSDMLLKDQAEERGFQTRETYNRKAVIGGAAGGAAGFAFMAAICITVFNKKKRVPGSSTNTSWLPIYGNSHTTDSKSTSGKSIASANLAAMSQGLCRYFSLQEIKQATKSFDESLVIGVGGFGKVYKGIIDNGTLVAIKRSNPQSDQGVNEFQTEIEMLSKLRHKHLVSLIGFCEEDNEMCLVYDYMDLGTFREHLYKGIKPLNILTWKQRLEICIGAARGLHYLHTGAKYTIIHRDVKTTNILLDNNWNAKVSDFGLSKTGPEMNAGHVSTVVKGSFGYLDPEYFRRQQLTEKSDVYSFGVVLFEALCARPVLNTNLPKEQVSLAEWALLCNQKGTIEDIIDPNIKGTINPESLKKFVDTAEKCLSDHGTDRPSMNDLLWNLEFALNLQENKDGSTHSSARVDESEFEEINLEDNNMANHYKNLSLGSEYDLSQGSDSGNSPTEIFSQLVNSEGR, encoded by the coding sequence ATGCACAAGCATACAAGTTTGTTAGTTTCTCTGGTTGGTATCTGTATTTTATTGCATGGCATTGATGGTGCATGGATAGAGGAGCCAGGTTCATTGATATTGGGTTGTGGTTTAGATGAAGGAGGAGCCAAAGATACTGATGGAAGACAATGGAGTCCTGATAATAAGTTTTTGGCACCAGACAATGGTTCAATCATGTCTAAAGCTGCATATCAAGAACCTTCCCTCTCCTCTTTGGTTCCATATATGACAGCTAGAGTTTTCACATCAGAAACAACGTACAAATTTAATATTCAAGGCGATAAACGTTATTGGCTCAGGCTCCATTTTTACCCGTCTCTTTACGGCAGTTACAACCCTTCTGATTCATATTTCTCTGTGGCTGCTAATGGGATTACCCTCCTCAGCAATTTCAGTGCTTACATCACTTGTGAAGCGCTATCACAGGCTTACATTGACAGAGAGTATTCTCTTGCTCCTTTGAATTCAGATACTTTGACTCTTACCTTTAAACCTTCTGACAAACAAAAAGGTGCTTTTGCTTTCGTCAATGGCATTCAATTGATCCCGATTCCTGAATTGTTTGACTCTGCTGCATTGGTAGGGTATGTTGAACAAAGAGTAGACGTTAAAAGCTTGAGTTTGCAAACCCTGTTTAGATTAAACGTTGGCGGGCAGTATATGTCTCCAGCCCAAGATTCTGGCCTTTCGAGGATGTGGTATGACGACACGCCTTACCTGTATGGTGCATCCACAGGTGTCACCAACAAAGCTTCCAAGAATGTTCGAATCAACTACCAGACCATGCCACAATACATTGCTCCTGAAACTGTCTACTCAACATCAAGATCAATGGGAACAGATAAGGACGCAAACTTACAATACAACCTCACGTGGGTTTTCCAAGTTGATCCAAATTCCATGTACCTCGTGAGGTTGCATTTCTGTGAATATTATTATTCCAAGGTGAATGAGATTGTTTTCAATATACTTATCAACAACCAAACGGCAGAGTCTCAAGCTGATGTTATTGGGTGGACAGGCGGTAAAGGTGTGCCAACTTATAAGGACTATGTGATATATGTCCAAGACGGGGAAGGGGATGAAAAACTTTGGCTTGCGCTGCAGCCAGCACCTGAGACAAAGCCAGAGTTCTATGATGCCATACTCAATGGGGTGGAGATATTCAAGCTCAACGACACAGACTTGTCTGGCCCCAATCCTCGGCCTTCAGACATGCTTCTAAAAGATCAAGCAGAGGAAAGAGGTTTCCAAACACGCGAAACATATAACAGGAAAGCCGTCATTGGTGGAGCTGCTGGAGGTGCTGCAGGTTTTGCCTTTATGGCAGCAATCTGCATTACTGTCTTCAACAAGAAGAAGAGGGTTCCAGGGTCATCCACAAACACAAGCTGGCTTCCCATATATGGAAACTCACACACAACTGACAGTAAATCCACGTCTGGGAAGAGCATTGCTAGTGCAAACCTTGCTGCCATGTCTCAAGGTCTGTGTCGATATTTTTCCTTACAAGAGATAAAGCAAGCAACCAAAAGTTTTGATGAGTCCCTGGTTATTGGGGTTGGTGGATTTGGAAAGGTTTACAAAGGTATCATTGATAATGGAACGTTAGTGGCAATTAAGAGGTCAAATCCACAATCAGATCAAGGAGTCAATGAATTCCAGACTGAGATTGAGATGCTTTCTAAGTTGAGACACAAGCATTTGGTGTCCTTAATTGGATTTTGCGAGGAAGATAATGAGATGTGTTTGGTTTATGACTACATGGATCTTGGAACCTTTAGGGAACATTTGTATAAAGGTATCAAGCCTTTAAATATTCTAACATGGAAGCAAAGATTGGAGATTTGCATTGGAGCTGCAAGAGGGCTTCACTACCTTCACACAGGGGCAAAGTACACCATCATTCATAGAGATGTCAAAACAACAAATATTCTTTTGGATAATAACTGGAATGCCAAGGTATCAGATTTTGGATTGTCAAAAACTGGTCCGGAGATGAACGCTGGCCATGTTAGTACTGTGGTGAAAGGTAGTTTTGGCTACTTGGATCCTGAGTACTTCAGGAGGCAACAATTGACTGAAAAATCTGATGTCTACTCATTTGGGGTTGTCCTGTTTGAGGCTCTATGTGCCAGGCCAGTTCTGAATACTAATCTTCCAAAGGAACAAGTTAGTCTTGCAGAATGGGCTTTGCTCTGCAATCAGAAAGGAACAATAGAGGATATCATTGACCCCAATATCAAGGGAACAATAAATCCAGAAAGCTTGAAGAAGTTTGTGGACACAGCTGAAAAATGTTTGTCCGATCACGGAACTGATCGTCCCTCCATGAATGATTTGTTGTGGAATCTAGAATTTGCTCTCAACCTGCAAGAAAACAAGGATGGCTCAACCCACTCTTCAGCTCGAGTTGATGAAAGTGAGTTTGAAGAAATTAACTTAGAAGACAACAACATGGCAAACCATTATAAAAACCTGAGCCTTGGAAGTGAGTATGACCTTAGCCAAGGTTCTGATTCCGGTAACAGTCCGACTGAAATCTTCTCACAACTTGTTAATTCAGAAGGGAGATGA